The Litoribacterium kuwaitense DNA window ACCGCCGTTTCAATGACTTTTTGATGCCCTATATGTACACCATCAAAAAACCAAGTGCCATCGCTTTTGGCTGCATCATTTCTGTCGTCCATTCTGATGGGAAGGTTGTATAATACGTATTCATCGGTCGGTCCACCTTTTTATTAGCTTGGCTTAAAGCACAATGATTTTTTCTGGTTTGACCATCCCCTCTTTTTCTGAATGGTGCCGGTAGATGGCAATCCATTCCTGCGACTCTGCCTCAACGATGAGTCGCTCTTGAAATGAAGGGAGAAGATCCTTTGAAAGAACGGCGCCATTGCGAATTTTTTCAGCGAGATTGGCCGAAGGAACAAAAACTGGCCATGCCTCTAGCGCTTTCGTTAACGGTGTTAATTCATAATCACCTTTCTCTATGGTGGCAAACGTCACGCAATCTTGCAATAAAAAAGGACCGGATCGCGTCCTGATGAGTGAATGCATGTGTGCAGGAACCCCGAGAGCTCGACCGATATCAGTCGCCAATGTTCTAATATACGTTCCTTTAGAGCAAGTCACATCAATTGTAAACATCCACTGCCCGTCTTTATCATAAAGCGGTTCAACTAGTTCGATGTCTTTAATGACGATGTTACGTTTTGGTCGCTCTACTTCAATCCCTTGCCGCGCATATTCATATAATCGTTTTCCCTTTACTTTTACGGCAGAATACAGGGGCGGGATTTGTGTCATCGAACCTTTAAATCGTTCTAAGGTTGACATAATATTCATTTCGTTAACTTGTGATTTCGTGAGCTCTACCTTCTCAACGATTTCTCCTTCTGCATCCTCGGTTGTCGTTGAGGTGCCAAGCGCAATAACTGCTTGGTACGCTTTATCTGACTCTGTTAAGTATTCGACAACTTTTGTCGCCTTACCAAGACAGATGGTGAGTACACCAGTCACCCCTGGATCAAGTGTTCCAGTATGTCCAGCCTTCTTCGTCTGTAAAAGGCGTTGAACCTTTGAGACACATTGTCTAGACGTTATACCGGCTGGCTTATGTAAGAGGAGAATTCCATCCATCTATTGTGTCGTCCTTTCTTTATCTTACTAAAGAGAGCATTGTCTTAGATCAAGCTGTGTCAGTCCACTGACAAACGCTCGCATCCGATCACTCACTCGGTTCACTTAACTTGAAACGTAAAATGACAGCGTTCTAGACTGAACAGAACTTTGTGCTTAAAAAAATGTAGACAAAGTCTAGCTGACTTTGTCTACACTCTTAAAACAGGATAAAAACCACTTGACTACTGATTTTTATCATTTAAATCGGCAAGCAAATGCTCAATTCGGTTGCCGTATTCGATGGATTCATCAAATTCAAATGTCAGTTCTGGCGTTTTTCTGAGACGAATGCGCTGGCCTATTTCAGAGCGAATAAATCCTTTCGCTTTCAAGAGGCCTTGTAGTGTATCTTGCTTTTTTTCATCGTCTCCAAGCACAGAAATGTAAACAGTCGAGAGTTGGAGATCACCGGAGACCTCAACATCAGTTACGGTCACAAAACCAACCCGCGGGTCTTTAATTTTCCGGCTTAAAATATCGCCTAACTCTTTTTTCATTTGCTCAGCTACACGATTTGCGCGAAGATTTCCCATCGTAGTCCACCTCTCTTTTCAATCCGAACCCCGATACATCATTGAAAACCTCGGAGAACAATGCGGGCATCCAGCGTTGCTTGATCATCTAACCAAGACAGCGCTGTATCAAGGTCCCTTTCGAGGGGCCGCCTTTCATGACCAACTGCTACAATCGTCAGCTCAGCTCGTTGCCAAAGGTCATGATGCCCTGTCTCCGTAGCCGCCATGTGTACCACTTGCCCTAAACGAGACAGAATGGGTCGAATCACCGCACGTTTTTGTTTAAGCGAATGACAATCGTATAAATGACAATCTAAAACGAGGACCGCAATCATGCGCGCTTAACTTCTTGCATCGTATACACTTCAAAAATGTCGCCCTCTTTAATGTCATTAAATTTCTGTACGGTAATACCACATTCATATCCTTGGCTGACTTCTTTTGCGTCATCTTTAAATCGCTTCAACGTATCGATATGACCTTCGAAGATAACGACGCCATCCCGGATCACACGAATACCAGCGTTTCTAGATATCTTTCCTTCAAGGACATAACACCCGGCAATGGTACCGACCTTCGATACT harbors:
- the rbfA gene encoding 30S ribosome-binding factor RbfA is translated as MGNLRANRVAEQMKKELGDILSRKIKDPRVGFVTVTDVEVSGDLQLSTVYISVLGDDEKKQDTLQGLLKAKGFIRSEIGQRIRLRKTPELTFEFDESIEYGNRIEHLLADLNDKNQ
- a CDS encoding DUF503 domain-containing protein gives rise to the protein MIAVLVLDCHLYDCHSLKQKRAVIRPILSRLGQVVHMAATETGHHDLWQRAELTIVAVGHERRPLERDLDTALSWLDDQATLDARIVLRGFQ
- the truB gene encoding tRNA pseudouridine(55) synthase TruB, with translation MDGILLLHKPAGITSRQCVSKVQRLLQTKKAGHTGTLDPGVTGVLTICLGKATKVVEYLTESDKAYQAVIALGTSTTTEDAEGEIVEKVELTKSQVNEMNIMSTLERFKGSMTQIPPLYSAVKVKGKRLYEYARQGIEVERPKRNIVIKDIELVEPLYDKDGQWMFTIDVTCSKGTYIRTLATDIGRALGVPAHMHSLIRTRSGPFLLQDCVTFATIEKGDYELTPLTKALEAWPVFVPSANLAEKIRNGAVLSKDLLPSFQERLIVEAESQEWIAIYRHHSEKEGMVKPEKIIVL